A single Cyprinus carpio isolate SPL01 chromosome A6, ASM1834038v1, whole genome shotgun sequence DNA region contains:
- the LOC122145406 gene encoding octapeptide-repeat protein T2-like, translated as MRGDEEKGEEKRLRVPKVRGGKRRGEERGRDGERGKFPRKREKREKGEGGKKEGREDRWKEKEGKREKEKRERGGKRRRSRERRKEKEGEEGEEEGGERRGGGRREGRREEGGEKGWKKGKEGRERREGEKDRGKKERGERRREGERRRREGEKGERSGGE; from the coding sequence ATGAGAGGAGACGAAGAGAAGGGGGAGGAGAAGAGGTTGAGGGTCCCCAAGGTGAGAGGGGGGAagaggaggggagaggagagagggagggatgggGAGAGGGGGAAATTCCCAAGGAAaagggagaagagagagaaaggagagggAGGGAAGAAAGAGGGAAGAGAAGACAGGTGGAAAGAGAAGGAGGGAAAAAGGGAGAAGGAAAAGAGGGAAAGAGGAGGAAAAAGGAGGAGATCtcgagagagaaggaaagagaaggaGGGAGAAGAGGGAGAAGAGGAGGGGGGGGAAAGGAGGGGAGGAGGGAGGAGGGAAGGGAGGAGGGAGGAGGGAGGAGAAAAAGGGTGGAAGAAGGGAAAGGAGGGAAGGGAGAGGAGAGAGGGCGAAAAAGAtagaggaaagaaagagagaggagagaggagaagggAAGGGGAGAGGAGGAGAAGGGAAGGAGAGAAAGGGGAAAGGAGTGGGGGGGAGTAA